CAGCTCTTCCGGTCGCACGCCCGACCCTCAGCAGGCATGACCACTGCCGTCTTTCTTGTCACTCGGGGGTCCCCGGTTTTGCCGCGGTACCAGGACCCCTTCTGGGTTTCTGTGCTCTCCGCACTCCCCCCTCAACCCCTGGCCCAGCGCCGGCCGTGATGTCAGGCCGTTTCGGCTGGAACATCCCGTTCCCGGTGCTAGTTCTTGCTGTTGGCTAcagccttccctttgctcctggCGCTCGGGGCTTGGGGGTGTGGTTGGACCGGGAGTAGGGGAAGAAATATCCGCTGGCTATGTGCATCCCGTGCTCAGAGCTGAGTGTGTCTGCctctaatggggggggggggcggtaggtGTCTAGAAAATTCGCGGGCTGAAGTGAAAGGATTCTTGAGTCCCTGACAATGGCAGGTGCCAGCTTCGGTTTGGGCGGTTGGATGAGGGTGTAGGGGCCAGAGAATGTAAGGCTGAGTGGTCTTGACCAGAATGAGTGGGATCCAGGCGAGTgccaggctgtggggagggcagTGGCAGTTGTGTTgtgccctggggagcaggccagcCCGCGGAGTCCCGATAGGCTACATCTCTCAGGGGCTGTACTAGAGGTGGGCGAACCCTGGCCACACCcctcctgtgtgcctgtgtgggaGTAGGTCCATCCCCTGCTTCCGCTGGGAAATGGGGGAGGGTCGCCCTTCccgccctcctgtggtccctccagcAACCGCTGAGCTCAGCTGCTGACGTCGGTTTCCCTGGTGACCGCGGTGGTGGCGGAAGCGCCGTGGTGGGGCGGTGCCGGTCTCCGCGCATGTGCAGCGGAGGTGGCACCGCCCACTGATAAAATTAGCCGGGAGACCTAAATATAGGAGGCGACGGGCTCACCGAGTGCCCAAAGGCCTTGGAGTCTTAGGCAGAGTGGGAGCCAGATGGGAACTTGGGGCTGGAAGGTGTCCAGTTTGGCTCACAGCGTGGTTTTGGTAGACTGCCCAGCCTCTACTTACCCAGGCCACGCTGGCAAGAGTCGTGGGGAAGGCCAAAGAAAGGTCCCTTCCTACCTCCCACCCCCTACCAGAGCAAGAAACAACTTACCTAACTTCCTACTAGAATCCCGGGTCCCAGGAGCCTGGGGGCAGGCACGGGGAGGATCTGAGTGTAGGGGTTACTGTCAAGTTAACAGCCCAGCTTTCTCAGCCCTCCTTTCTGGTCTTCCTCTTCAGGTGCTGGCTGTGATCTGTGACGGAACTTCTCAATCCTCAGAGACTTGAGTCTCCCACTTCACTCCCTagccaggcctcctggccccttgTGCATCCGTGGTGGCCTCTCCATCATCGCTGTTTTCCACCTGCCTTCCCCATGGCCCAGACATGAGTAGCTCCCCAGAAGGGGCTGATGGGGAAGGGGACCCCAGGCCAGGAGAATCCATTTGTTCTGGAGGGGCGCCTTCCCCTGGGCCTCCACAGCACAGGTCCTGCCCTGGCCCCAGCTTGGCTGATGACACAGATGCCAACAGCAATGGCTCAAGTGGCAATGAGTCGAACGGGCATGAGTCCAGGGGTGCATCTCAGCGGAGCTCACATAGCTCCTCCTCTGGCAATGGCAAGGACTCAGCCCTGCTGGAGACCACTGAGAGCAGCAAGAGGTGTGTATAGATGTGTGTTACGGTCTGGGAGTGGTCTTGTGAACAGGCTGAGCTAAGAGAAAGGCCTATACTACTAGTGACTTTCTCCTCAACTTGGGCCTATTGCTTTCCCTTAGCACAAACTCTCAGAGCCCATCCCCACCCAGCAGTTCCGTTGCCTACAGCCTCCTGAGTGCCAGCTCAGAACAGGACAACCCGTCTACCAGTGGCTGCAGGTTAGTggggggaaggctggggaagaGGCTGGGGGGTTGGGCCACGCTTTGAGGCTAATGTCtttaccccctcccttcctctggccctTGCAGCAGCGAACAATCAGCCCGTGCAAGAACCCAGAAGGAACTCATGACAGCGCTGCGGGAGCTCAAGCTTCGGCTCCCGCCAGAACGCCGGGGCAAGGGCCGCTCTGGGACCCTGGCCACACTGCAGTATGCACTGGCCTGTGTCAAGCAGGTGCAGGGTGAGTGGTGCTTCCTAGGAGGATAGTGGCCAGGTCCTGGGTTACTATGGAGGGGCCATCTCACTGAATGTCCCACTGCCCTCACCTTGTAGCCAACCAGGAATACTACCAGCAGTGGAGCCTGGAGGAAGGTGAGCCATGTGCCATGGACATGTCCACCTACACTCTGGAGGAGCTGGAGCACATCACGTCTGAGTACACACTTCGCAACCAGGTCAgctgcagccctgcccctccctcctaaCTCACCCTCATTCCCACTCCCATGGCTTCTGAATCCGCTCTTGTCTTCACTTTCCTGCCCAGGATACCTTCTCCGTGGCTGTCTCCTTCCTGACAGGCCGAATCGTCTACATTTCGGAGCAGGCAGGTATCCTGCTGCACTGCAAGCAGGACGTGTTCCGGGGAGCCCGCTTCTCAGAGCTCCTGGCTCCCCAGGATGTGGGCGTCTTCTATGGTTCCACGGCCCCATCTCGTCTGCCtacctggggcctgggggcttcGGCAGGTGAGGTCCCCAGGTGCTTGGGGGACGGATGAGCAGTTGCAGGAAGCTCATTCTGTGAGGAACCAGAAGCCCAAGATTTTCCTTACTGGGTTCTTCCCAGCCCAGGAAGGGCCTGGGGGCCTGTGCTCACCTCTCTCCTGGTCTCTCTCAGGTTCAGGCTTCAAGGACTTCACCCAGGAGAAGTCTGTCTTTTGCCGTATCAGGTAGGTGGGAGCAGACCCCTTCCACCTCCCACACATATTCCTTCTTTACTGTGTGAATCCTGACTTTGAGGTGGAGGGTGGGTGGCCCTTCATTGATAGTCACCAATGCCTTTTTTCTCCCTTGCCAGAGGAGGTCCTGACCGGGACCCAGTGCCACGGTACCAACCATTTCGCCTAACCCCATATGTGACCAAAATCCGGGTATCAGAAGGGGCTCCCGCACAGCCATGCTGCCTGCTCATTGCAGAGCGAATCCACTCGGGTTATGAAGGTGGGCAGGCCAGGAGCCTAGCCtggtgggggtggaagggagggtACCCTCTCTGGTGTGGGGATGAGGCAGGACGAGTGTGGGAGGCACGGTTCAGCCCCTTGGAATTTGGAACAGAGAAGGTATAATAAAGAGGAGGGTTTGTAGCCTTCTTTAGAGGTAGAGTTGGCTCAGAGCCCCAAACCGGGAGAGGGCAAAGCAGTGTGCTTGTTCTCGTCCATTACTAGAGTGGGTCACAGAATGGTCCAGACCGTCTTTGTAGGCCAGGCGGCCTAGGGCAGAGCTGTGGGGAGGATTGCCAATCAGCCTGGGCCCCGGGCAGCATGGAGGGCTGGGGACCTCGACCATTTTGGATGAAGCCCATTGGCCCACATTTTCTGTGCTCAGCTCCCCGGATACCGCCCGACAAGAGGATCTTCACTACACGGCACACACCCAGCTGCCTCTTTCAGGATGTGGATGAAAGGTGAGGTCAGGACCTGAGGAAAGTGGGTGGCCAGGGCTGAGGCCAGGGCCAGACTCATGCCTCCTCCCGTTTCAGGGCTGCCCCACTGCTGGGCTACCTCCCCCAGGATCTCCTGGGGGCCCCAGTGCTCCTGTTCCTGCATCCTGAGGACCGGCCCCTCATGCTGGCCATCCACAAGAAGAGTGAGTCCTCACCctgctcttcccttccttccgGCTGCCTCCAAGGCTTCTTAACAGATGCCAGTCTCGGTGCCTCGCTCTCCTGAGTCTTCGGCGGGGTGGCTTTCGCCTTAGCGCCCCCTCCTGCTGACCCCACCTTATTTCCCTTCAGTCCTGCAGCTGGCCGGCCAGCCCTTTGACCACTCTCCCATTCGTTTCTGCGCACGTAATGGGGAATATGTTACCATGGACAGCAGCTGGGCTGGCTTCGTGCACCCCTGGAGCCGCAAGGTGGCCTTTGTGTTGGGTCGCCACAAAGTCCGCACGTAAGTGGGCCGTGAGCCAGAGCTGGCACTGGGAGGTGAGAGGCTTTGGAGGGGGTAGGGTTTGACTCGCCCTTCCTCATCCCACAGGGCACCCCTGAATGAGGACGTATTCACTCCTCCAGTCCCCAACCCTGCTCTTTCCCTGGACCCTGATATCCAGGAGCTATCTGAGCAAATCCATCGGCTGCTGTTACAGGTGAGAGCTGAGGAGAGGAGGcttgggagaggaggaaggggtgggctGTACGGCTATAGACACCTAACCTGTTCCTCTCTCTACCTCAGCCTGTGCACAGCCCCAGTGCCGTGGGGCTCTGTGGAGTCGGCCCTGTGACTCCCCCAGGCCCTCTCTTCAGCCCTGGCTCGTCTAGTGACAGCAACGGGGGCGATGCCgaggggcctgggcctcctgcccCGGTGAGTATTCTTTTCCCACTACACCCTCTAGTCTCCCAGTCCCCTTGCTTTTTGGAATCAGCATGGCCAATCCCAGAGGAGCTCTGCCTCGTTgcccctcctttctccttctgcTCTCGTCATGGCCTCCATGCTTCCCCGCTGGTACCTCTTGTTGCACTGTGCCCTGCACCCCTGACACTGGCCAGGCCCGCCTAAGGCTGCCCACTGCCCTGCTCTGTCCCACAGGTGACCTTCCAGCAGATCTGTAAGGATGTGCATCTGGTGAAGCACCAGGGGCAGCAGCTTTTTATCGAGTCCCGGGCTCGGCCTCCTCTTCCCCGGCCCCACTTCCCTGGTGAGTTGGCAGGGGTGTGGGTGTAGGTGAGGAATGAGACTGCTGGTCTCCTGACCTTCACCCCAACCCAGAGAagctttattctctttttttttcttctaggccCAGCTATAGACACAGTCAAGGCCAAGACCCTTTACTGCCAGTCCCCAGACCCAGCGCTGGAGGCAGACCCTGCTCTAGTCCAGGCCCCAGCAGCCGTGGCCCCTGAGGAGGCTGAGAGGAAAGAAGCCTCCAGTTGCTCCTACCAGCAGATCAACTGCCTGGACAGCATCCTCAGGTAAGGCTAGCCTGGCACCTACTTCCACGTGGATACTGGTCTTGCCCCACTCTAGGCCCTGCCCCCATGTCCTCTTGTATGTTGCCAGGTACCTGGAGAGCTGCAGCATCCCAGGCACGATCAAGCGTAAatgtgcctcctcctcctcctcctgtaccGCCTCCTCGGCCTCTGATGAAGACAAGCAGGGGACAGGTCCTGTCCCTGTGGGCACCAGGAAAGGTAAAGACCAGTGCATGTCCCGCTCCCACTGCCCTGTGCTGGCCCGCTGGCCCTGTGTCTCCCCCCTTCTGCCTGTCCCCCTCCCAGTCTCCAGATCTCCAGATCCTCCTTTccatccatccccccccccctcctccctgggatTCCTCTCCTGATTGGTGGGGCAAGTGGTGGTAACTGGTGCCATCTCTCTGCACAGATCAATCGGCAGTGCTGTCGGGGGAGGGGGCCACCCCTCGGAAGGAGCCGGTGGTGGGAGGCACCCTGACCCCGCTCGCCCTGGCCAATAAGGCGGAGAGCGTGGTGTCCATCACCAGTCAGTGTAGCTTCAGCTCCACCATCGTCCATGTGGGAGACAAGAAGCCCCCGGAGTCGGGTATGGGCTTGGGCTTGGAGTAAGGGGGAGTACCCCGCTCCCTCTGGTCCCCTCGTCAGAGTTCCCTTCCACCTGCCTTTTCCGCCCCCTCTGCCCTGATGGAGAGAAGGAGCCTCCGTCTCAGCATGGGGCTGCCGCTCCTTGCCTCCATCCCGCCAGCCTTTGCTGctttgtctttccccctccctgcttcctctgtCTTCCTGTCAGTTCACAAAGTATGGGGTGGGCGCCATCCCCAAGGTGCTGACCACACATGGTCAGAAGGCAAGGACTTGAAAAACCCTGAAGGACACTGACCTGGGAAATGTGGAAGAGAAGCGCAAGGGGTGGGCGTCCCTTCTGAGATCGAGGAGGGTGTCATCCTCTATCCTCCTGGGACAGCTGTGCATAGAGAAGAGGGCCCAGAGCTAGTCCTCAGCGGGGAGGAGGCCAAGAGATACACACAGGGCCCAGGTTCgtggggcagaggccagggcttgGCTAAGCTATTGGGCAGGGAAGGTGTGGTGTGGTGTTAACCCTTGAGGTGATTCTGATGATCTTTCTCCCATCTCGCCTTCCTCAGACATCGTCATGATGGAGGacctgcctggcctggctccatgcccagcccccagccccacagTAGCCCCTGACCCAGCCCCAGATGCCTACCGCCCCGTGGGCCTGACCAAGGCCTTGCTGTCTCTGCACAC
The genomic region above belongs to Myotis daubentonii chromosome 16, mMyoDau2.1, whole genome shotgun sequence and contains:
- the LOC132218038 gene encoding period circadian protein homolog 1 isoform X1, which produces MSSSPEGADGEGDPRPGESICSGGAPSPGPPQHRSCPGPSLADDTDANSNGSSGNESNGHESRGASQRSSHSSSSGNGKDSALLETTESSKSTNSQSPSPPSSSVAYSLLSASSEQDNPSTSGCSSEQSARARTQKELMTALRELKLRLPPERRGKGRSGTLATLQYALACVKQVQANQEYYQQWSLEEGEPCAMDMSTYTLEELEHITSEYTLRNQDTFSVAVSFLTGRIVYISEQAGILLHCKQDVFRGARFSELLAPQDVGVFYGSTAPSRLPTWGLGASAGSGFKDFTQEKSVFCRIRGGPDRDPVPRYQPFRLTPYVTKIRVSEGAPAQPCCLLIAERIHSGYEAPRIPPDKRIFTTRHTPSCLFQDVDERAAPLLGYLPQDLLGAPVLLFLHPEDRPLMLAIHKKILQLAGQPFDHSPIRFCARNGEYVTMDSSWAGFVHPWSRKVAFVLGRHKVRTAPLNEDVFTPPVPNPALSLDPDIQELSEQIHRLLLQPVHSPSAVGLCGVGPVTPPGPLFSPGSSSDSNGGDAEGPGPPAPVTFQQICKDVHLVKHQGQQLFIESRARPPLPRPHFPGPAIDTVKAKTLYCQSPDPALEADPALVQAPAAVAPEEAERKEASSCSYQQINCLDSILRYLESCSIPGTIKRKCASSSSSCTASSASDEDKQGTGPVPVGTRKDQSAVLSGEGATPRKEPVVGGTLTPLALANKAESVVSITSQCSFSSTIVHVGDKKPPESDIVMMEDLPGLAPCPAPSPTVAPDPAPDAYRPVGLTKALLSLHTQKEEQAFLSRFRDLGRLRGLNGSSVAPSAPGERGSQPLPL
- the LOC132218038 gene encoding period circadian protein homolog 1 isoform X2, encoding MSSSPEGADGEGDPRPGESICSGGAPSPGPPQHRSCPGPSLADDTDANSNGSSGNESNGHESRGASQRSSHSSSSGNGKDSALLETTESSKSTNSQSPSPPSSSVAYSLLSASSEQDNPSTSGCSSEQSARARTQKELMTALRELKLRLPPERRGKGRSGTLATLQYALACVKQVQANQEYYQQWSLEEGEPCAMDMSTYTLEELEHITSEYTLRNQDTFSVAVSFLTGRIVYISEQAGILLHCKQDVFRGARFSELLAPQDVGVFYGSTAPSRLPTWGLGASAGSGFKDFTQEKSVFCRIRGGPDRDPVPRYQPFRLTPYVTKIRVSEGAPAQPCCLLIAERIHSGYEAPRIPPDKRIFTTRHTPSCLFQDVDERAAPLLGYLPQDLLGAPVLLFLHPEDRPLMLAIHKKILQLAGQPFDHSPIRFCARNGEYVTMDSSWAGFVHPWSRKVAFVLGRHKVRTAPLNEDVFTPPVPNPALSLDPDIQELSEQIHRLLLQPVHSPSAVGLCGVGPVTPPGPLFSPGSSSDSNGGDAEGPGPPAPVTFQQICKDVHLVKHQGQQLFIESRARPPLPRPHFPGPAIDTVKAKTLYCQSPDPALEADPALVQAPAAVAPEEAERKEASSCSYQQINCLDSILRYLESCSIPGTIKRKCASSSSSCTASSASDEDKQGTGPVPVGTRKDIVMMEDLPGLAPCPAPSPTVAPDPAPDAYRPVGLTKALLSLHTQKEEQAFLSRFRDLGRLRGLNGSSVAPSAPGERGSQPLPL